The Anaerotignum faecicola region CACGTTTCTATACAAAATTCCTGTATGATATTGGTGCAGTACCCTTCGATGAGCCCTTCACAAAGCTGTTCAATCAGGGTATGATTACAAAGAACGGCAGCAAGATGTCCAAATCTCTGGGTAACGTTGTTTCCCCCGATGAACTGGTTGAAAAATACGGCTGCGACTCTCTGAGAATGTATGAACTGTTCGTAGGTCCTCCCGAACTGGACTGCGACTGGGATGACAGCGGTATCGACGGTGTATTCCGTTTCCTGAACAGAGTATGGAAGATGGTTTATGCAAATAAAGCTTCTGATAAGGCTCCTTCCAAGGATGAAGAATATATCGTAAACAAGATGATTGCAGATGTTACAAAGCGTGTGGAATCTCTGGCAATGAATACTATCGTTTCCACCTTCATGGAATCCACAAATAAACTGATGGATGTAACGAAAAAGGAGGGCGGTCTGTCCAAGTCCACTCTGGAAACATTGACTGTTATGCTCGCTCCCTTCGCACCCCATATTGCAGAAGAAATGTGGCACGAACTGGGTCATGAAAATACAGTATTCGAAGCAGGCTGGCCCGAAGCTGACGAAAGCAAGCTGGTTCAGGACAGTGTAGAAATCGCATTGCAGATTGGCGGCAAGCTGAGAGGTAAAATGCAGGTTGCAATAAATGTCTCCAAGGAAGAAGCGATTGCGCAGGCAAAAGAAGCACTGGCATCCAGATTGGAAGGTAAAACAGTTGTGAAGGAAATTTACGTTCCCGGCAAAATCATCAACTTGATTGTAAAATAATTGAAGCACGAAAGAAAAGCAGGGTCGAAAGACTCTGCTTTTTGTGCCTATGGAAAGGGGCAGAGCATGAACGGTATTTTGTATATGGATGTATCTGTTTTTGAGGATGTTCTGTTATATGAAAAAGGGAAAACACTGCTTTCCGCAGAACGTAGGATGTATATTGAAAAGCTGAAAAATCCGAAGACGGCAAGACTCTCTTTGGGTGCAGGTGTGCTGTTGTTTTTTGCTTTGCAGAAATGCAATTATACAGAGCAGCTAGAGAAAATCAAAAAAACACCCTTGGGAAAGCCATATTTGAAGGGAATTGATTTTCAGTTCAACCTGTCTCATTCGGGAACGTATGCGCTTTGTGCTTACAGTAACAGGAATATCGGTGCGGATTTACAGCAGATAAAAGAGAAGCTTCCCGAAAAAACCGAAAAAATCTTGTCGAAGGACGAAACATCTTTTCTGACAAAATTTACGCAGCCGGAACAAACACAGCTGTTTTATCGACTTTGGGCAAGAAAGGAAAGCCTTATTAAATGGGATGGCAGGGGACTTCGCTTGCCCTTGCAGGAAATTTCTTTTATCAAAAACGGAACCCTGACAGACATTTTGGAATGGGAGGATAAGACCTTATATTTCAAGGAATATCCGAAAATCAACGAGAAATACGCTGTTTGCATCTGTAAAGAGGGCACAGATTTTGCGCGGAATGCA contains the following coding sequences:
- a CDS encoding 4'-phosphopantetheinyl transferase family protein, whose translation is MNGILYMDVSVFEDVLLYEKGKTLLSAERRMYIEKLKNPKTARLSLGAGVLLFFALQKCNYTEQLEKIKKTPLGKPYLKGIDFQFNLSHSGTYALCAYSNRNIGADLQQIKEKLPEKTEKILSKDETSFLTKFTQPEQTQLFYRLWARKESLIKWDGRGLRLPLQEISFIKNGTLTDILEWEDKTLYFKEYPKINEKYAVCICKEGTDFARNAEEITAEMLKIF